From the genome of Paraburkholderia sp. BL10I2N1:
CCTCGTGGCAGTAGGCTTGCAACACCCGGCCTCCTGTGCCACGATCCAGCGGCAGTAGCTCGCCCGCGCGGATGTGATCTCGCACAGGCTGTGGCGAGTCGACGCGATACAGGCATAGCCGTTGCGCACCTTGACGTACGTGAAACGCGGCGCTTTCACGGGTTGCGGCCACCAGTTCCTGCAGCACGGGCATCACCAGCGACTCGCTGGAGGACGATTGCGCATAGACGGCATGCAGCCTTGCGACGCCGGACCCCAGCACGTAGCAGCCATCGGCGCGGCGCACCACGAGATGCGCATGTTCCAGCGACGCGAGCAGGCGCAGCACGGTGCTCTTGTACAGGCGCGTGCGTTCCGCGAGCGCGCTCAATGACAGCACGGGCGTGCCGTTGCCGAAGGCAGCCAGCAGGGTCAGTGCACGGTCGACTGCTGCCACGCCGCTGGCTGCCAGATTGTCGTCGGTCAACGATGCGATGGCGGGCTGTTTGGACATCGTGCTTCTCCTCAGACGGACCGTTGCAGCAACGCTTCCACTACGCCAAAGCCGAGGTGATCTGCCGGATCGAGCTGCCGTAGTTGTGTGATCAACTGTGTGGCGGTTTCGCGTTCGCCGCGCCGCAGGCCGATGAAGGCGAGCGCCTTTAGCGTGAACAGCCAGAAGCGGGCGGGACCGGGCGCGTGGAAGTTCGCGTCGCCGGCTTGTACCATCTGCCAGTCCTCATTCAATCCGGCGGCATGCGCAGCTGCTTTTAGTCCCAGATGGGCTGCGTGCTCTGCCTCATCGAGTTCGCGGCGTCCGGCATGGAATTTGTAGAGCAGATAGTAGGCGGCAAGGCTTTGCGGAGAGGTCAGCGTGACGCTCCACAGGACTGCGACGATCTGCTCGGCCGGCGCGCCATGCAGGCCTTCGATGAGGCGCCGCACGGCGGCCGACACCTCGCCGCCGAACAGTTCGTTCGACTCGACCCCGGTCAGCAGGTTCACCACACCGTCTCCGCGGCGATGAGGCGCTGCACCGGTTCGCCGCCTTCGAGTTGACGCGTGAAGATCTTCTCCACGTCGGCCATCGTCACGCCGCTGTATAGCACCGCGTCGGGATAGATGAGCACGTGCGCGCCCTGATCGCACGGGCCGAGGCAGCCCGAATACGTGATCGCGACGGTCTCGGGCGCCTGGCGTTTCCGCTGTTCCGCCCAGAATGCCTTCAGCAGCGCGGTCGAGCCCTTGCCGCCTGCGCAGGCGACGCGCGGATGCTGCGGCGGCCGGTTCTGGGTGCAAGCAAACACATGTCGTTCTGGTCTGGCCATGACGATGTTCCTCAACCGAACTTGAACAGGATGCCGTGACCACCGCGCGGGTAGTCCCACTCGATATTCTGGTGGTCGGTACAGAGGATGCGGCAGCTGCCGCATTCGAGGCAGCCGTCGGTGATCAGCGTCACCGCGCCGTTGCCTTCAGCCTTGTAGCACGAGGCCGGGCAGACGAAGGTGCAACTCTTCGCGCTGCATTCGCTCTGGCAGACGTCGGCATCCTTGATGTGGACGTGCGGCCGTCCTGCGTCGACGCGGTAACGGTTCTGGAACAGCTTTTCCTCTACGTTGACGGGTAGGGTGCTCATCGGAAGGCCCTCAGGAGTTTGTAGGCGTCACCTACGATGCCAGAAAGCGAACGGGCTTTGCGGAAGCTCGAAAAAATCTCGCGCTCCTTGCTTTTCTTGTCCTTACCGTCGACCGTGATCATCGTGCGCGCGGCGCGCGCCATGAGGTCGGGGTAGGTCGTGAAGAACTGCGGATTCTGATGCAGCACGGCCGGCATGTCGCGGTACTTGTGCAGGTCTTTCATCACGAAGCTCTGATCGAGCGCGGCCTTGTAGGCCTTGAGCGTGCCGGCGCGGTAGCCGTGGCCCGCGGCTTTCGCGTGGATCACCGTTTCGGCGGCGAGGCGTCCCGTGGTCATCGCAAGATTCGATCCTTCTCGGTGCGCGGCGTTCACGAAACCGCCAGAATCGCCAACGATCATCCAGCCGTTGCCGTAGACCTGCGGGATTGCGTGAAAACCGCCTTCGGGAATCAGATGCGCGCAATACTCCTTCATCTCGCCGCCCGCAATCAGCGGTGCGATCGACGGGTGCTGCTTCATCTTTTCGAGGAGCACATAGGGGCTCGTGCGGTTGGGGTTTTTCTTGAAGTCGCTCAGCATGCAGCCCACGCCTATGGTGAGCGATTCCTTGTTGGTATAGAGGAAGCCAGTGCCCATCATGCCGTCGGTGATACTGCCGACCATCTCGATCACGACGCCGTCGTCTTCGCCGACGTTGAAGCGCTGGCGGATCGTCTCCTCGGGCATGAAGAGAATCTCCTTGACGGCGAGCGCAACGTTGCCGGCCCCGATCTCTCCATGAAAGCCCGCCTTGCGCGCGAGCGTCGAATTCACGCCGTCGGCGAGCACCACCACGTCGGCATAGACATCGCCGTGCTCGCGGTCGCACTGCACGCCGACCACCAGGTCGCCGTCCATGATCAGTTCCTTCACCGTGGTCTCGCAGAGCAGCAGCGCGCCGGCTTCGCGCACTTTCGATGAAAACCACTTGTCGAACTGCGCGCGGATGATCGTGTAGCGGTTATAGGGCGGCTTGTTGTAATCCTCGCTGCGCACATGTGTACCGACAAACGACGTATCGTCGAGCATCCACATCCGCTGCTCGATGATGTGGCGCTCCAGCGGCGCATCGTCGCGGAAGTCCGGGATGATCTCTTCGAGCGCTTTGGCGTACAGGATCGCACCCTGAACGTTTTTGCTGCCCGGATATTCGCCGCGCTCGATCTGCAGCACTTCCAGACCTGCCCTAGCCATCGTGTAAGCGGCAGCGTTGCCGGACGGACCGGCGCCGACCACAATCACATCGAACTGTGAAGGTTTTCTCATCGGATTCTCCTCAGGCAGCCTGCTTGCGGCGCCGGGTCAAATGCTCCACAAAAGCCTGCTTCAGCGCGGGCAACACTTGCAACGCATTGCCGACAATCCCGTAGTGTGCGAAATCGAAGATGGGTGCGTTCGGGTCGGTGTTGATCGCCACGATCACGTCTGCGCTTTCCATGCCCACGCGGTGCTGGATCGCGCCGGATATGCCGGCGGCGATGTAGAGCTTGGGCCGCACCGTCTTGCCGGTCTGTCCCACCTGGCGCTCCCCGTCGACCCAGCCGGCCTGCACGCATGGCCGGGTCGCACCCACTTCGCCGCCGAGCACGTTCGCCAGTTCGAACGCCAGTTGGAAGTTCTCCGGGCTCTTCAACCCCTTGCCGCCGCTCACGATCACATCGGCATAGGGCAGGTTGATCCGGTTGCTGCTCGCATCCGGGATAAAGTCGAGCAGCCTCGTGACGATGTCCGTCTCGATCATCCCCAGCGTTCCATGGACGATGTTGCCGGTGCGTTCGGCGTCGCGCAGCGGCATCGGCATCACGCGCGGGCGCACCGTCGCCATCTGCGGACGGTACGCGAGCGTCATGATCGTGCACAACAGCGAGCCGCCAAAGGTGGGGCGCGTCGCCGCCAGCGCCCGCGACGCGGGATCGATGTTGAGTTCGGTGCAATCAGCGGTCAGCCCGGTCAGCAGGGTCGTCGCTACGGAGCCTGCGAGGTCACGCCCCATCGACGTCGCGCCCAGCAGCAGGATCTCGGGCTGATGCCGGTTGACGAGGTCGGTCAGCCCTTTCGTGAACGGCTCGTTGCGATAGCCTTGCAAGACCGGGTCGTGGATGATGTACGCATCGTCCGCGCCGTAAGTGAAGGCTTCTGCGGCGAACTGTTCGAGCGGTTCGGTCGCGCCGCCGAGCACCGCGGCGCCCACTCGGCTGCCGAGCGTGTCGGCCAGTTTGCGCGCTTCACCGAGCAGTTCCCACGAGACGCTGTGCACGTGTCCGCGGTCGTGCTCGATAAAGACCCAGACGCCTTTGTAGGCCTTCAGGTGTTCCGGCAGTTCGAGGTTGCGTCCTGCGCGGCCGGGAGGTTTCTTCGCGGGGGATGCGGGTGCGTTCATGACCCCTCCTTCATCAGCAGGTCAGCTTCCAGGGTGGGATGGCGCGTGAAGATCTTTTGCAGCAGGTTCACCGACACGTCGCAAAGACTCGATGCGTCGAGGTCGAGCATCTCCGCTTTCTCGCTGCGCGGCGTCGGTCCAAAGACCTTGCTGACCACTGTTGGCGAGCCCTTCAGGCCGATCTTGCTGAGGTCTTCGATGCCGGCCTGTTCGCAGTTCCATTTGCGCACCGGACAGCCGGCCGCATGAATCATCGCGGGCAGCGTCGCGAAACGCAGTTCGTTGGTGTTCTCCAGCATTGTGATCAGGCACGGCAGCGCAGTCCTGAGCACGTGCACGCCGCCCTCGGCGCGCCGCTCGACGGTGATCGTGCGCGCATCGAGAACAGTCTCGACGATGCGCGACACGTAGGTCAGCAGTTGCAACCCGAGGCGTTTGGCGATACCGGGGCCGACTTGCGCGGTGTCGCCGTCGATCGTCTGCTTGCCAGTGAACACGATGTCCACCGCCTGCTCCTTCGCGATCTGCTGGATACCCGCTGCCAGCGCGTACGACGTAGCGAGCGTATCCGCGCCAGCGAATGCGCGGTCGGTGAGCAGCACGGCGTCGTCCGCGCCGAAGCTGATGCACTTGCGCAGCGCTTCCTCGGCCTGCGGCGGCCCCATGCAAAGCAACGTGACCTTGCCGCCGAAGCGGTCCTTCAGTCGCAGCGCCTCTTCGAGTGAAAACAGGTCATACGGGTTGACGATCGCCGGAACACCCTGGCGCATGATCGTGTTGGTGACCGGATGAACGCGGATCTGCGTCGAGTCCGGGACCTGCTTGATGCAGACGACAATGTGCATGGTCTTAACGATGTGCATGGTCTTGCTCCACCTGTCAGGCAAGGGTGCGCGCGGGCAGCGACGCGCGCAGGCTGTCGAGTGAAGCGTAGTGCCGCCCGTTTGTGTCCCGGAACACCTTGAACACTTTTTCCTGCGCTGGCGTCGAGGTGACGAAGTCGCCGTAAGCCTTCAGCAGCAGCGCGTGATATGACGCGTACAGCGCGGGTTCGTCGCCTTCCGGCAGCGCGTCCTGTTGCTGGATGTACTGAAAGAAGCGCTTGAGGATGTGCAGTCGACTCACGTTGACGACCTTCTGGTCGAACGGAATGCCGAAGAACTGCAGGAAGTCCTCGGCTGAGGACAGCGCCTTGAGTTGCTGGACAAAGCTTTCCATCGCGTTTACTCCTTGCAAGCGGATGAGGATGGGTGTGGGCAGAACGTTGGCTCGGCGAAGTACTTGTCGAAGGCACCGCTGGTGGCGCACGGCGGCGTCGTGCCCGACTGTTCGGGCCGCGCGACGCACTTCGTGAAGCCGACCACAGCGCCGCTCATGACAATTCTCCGACGGTGTAGCGCAACTCGATCAGGAAGCGATACAGGTCGGCGGCGCTGGGCGCTTGCTTGTGCTGGGTGGCATGGTGCCGGATACGGGTCAGCAGCAGCATGACCAGCCTTTCACTGACGGGCAGGCCGAGCGCGTCATAAGCCTGGCGCACGCTTTGCGAACCCGAATGCTTGCCGAGCACGACCGAGCGTTCGCGACCGAGTTCGGCGGGATCGAAGCTCTCGTAGGTCGATGCATTTTCCGCGAGCCCGTCTGTGTGGATGCCGGACTCGTGCGCGAATACGCTGGCGCCGACAATGCTTTTGTTCAGCGCGACCGGGCGTCCTGAAACCCGTTCGACAAGCCGCGAGATGCTCAATAGCGCGGTCGTGTCGACGCCCGTGTTGCGACCCATGATATGACGCACGCCCATCACGATCTCCTCCAGCGCGGCATTTCCGGCGCGTTCGCCGAGACCGTTGACGGTGGTGTTGGAGTGGGTTGCGCCGGCGCGCAGTGCGGCAAGGGTGTTCGCGGTCGCGAGCCCGAGGTCGTTGTGCGCGTGGATTTCGATTTCCAGGTCGACCGCGTCGTGCAATCGCGCAATCGCATCATAGGTCGAAAAAGGATCGAGGACGCCGAGCGTGTCCGCAAAGCGGATGCGTTGCGCACCGCACTGTTGCACGTGCCGCGCCACGTCGGCAAGGAACGAGGGGTCCGCGCGCGAGGCATCCTCCGCGCCCAGCGAAACCTTGCAGCCGCTTTTGACGGCGGCGCTGATCACGCGATTCACCTGCGCGAGCACCCATGAGCGCGGCTGGCGCAATTGGTGTTGAAGATGGATATCGGACACGGAAATCGACAGGTGAATGATGTCGGGATTGCAGCACAAGGCCGACGCCAGGTCCGCGTCGGTGAGACGGCCCCAGACCATCAGATCGGCGTCGAGATTCAGCGCGGCGATGGTCTGGATGCGATCGATTTCCTCGGCACCCATCGCGGGTATACTGATTTCCAGTTCGGGTACGCCGGCGCTTGAGAGCGCCTCGGCAATCGTGAATGCGACGCCAGCGGTCTGTTCGCCGTCGCGCAGTGTGGTGTCGTTGATGATCGGATTCGACACGGGAAGTTGTCCTTTAGGCATTTGATCATACGGCTTGCAAGTACTGGGCCATGCACGGTTAGTGCGAATAGCCGCTTGCCGTGGGGCTTTCCGGTGTTCGCTGGCGCTGTGATGAAGCGGTTCCAACGACGACCTGTCGCGAATGTCCTGTTTCGAACAGCCAGGCGTAGCGATGAACACTGCGCTGCAGAAAGCGATGCGCGATGCGATGGGCGTGGTCAGCCAGGATGTGCGGACGCGGTCGGCGCGATGCAAACGCTGTAGGGATTGGCTATCCATGGCAACGGCGATGCGGGAAGATAAACACAGGCGGCGGCTATCAGCGCGGCTATGCGCTCGCGGCGATGACCGCTATGGCGCTTGAAGAGGCCGCACAGCGCTAAGGACGCATGCCCTCAATGCTCACGCGCGAGGTCGCGCGTATGTGGCGGCAGTTTGATCGTCAGGTCTGCGTCGCGCAGCTTTACGCAGCACGCGAGACGCGATTGCACGTCAAGGCCCCATGCATTGTCGAACTGGTTGTTCTCCTCGTCGTCGGGAGGCGCCAGTCAGTGAGATTTTCATGATTGCCTCACACGGAAAACGAACTGCCGCAGCCACAGGTGCTCTGCGCATTGGGGTTGTGAATGACGAAGCGCGAACCTTCCAGGCCGTCTTCGTAGTCGACGCGCGCGCCGGGCAGGTATTGCTGGCTCATCGAATCGACCAGCAGCGTGACGCCGTCCGTGACGGTCTGCATGTCGTCGTCCGCCACCTGGTCGTCGAACGCGAAGCCGTACTGCAAGCCCGAACAGCCGCCGCCGGACACGTACAGCCGCAGCTTCAGGTTGGGATTGCCTTCTTCCTCGATCAGCGAGGCCACTTTCGCAGCGGCCTGAGGCGTGAATTCGAGTAGGCCGGGCATGACGCCGGGTGTGGCGGAAGCCGGTTGGGTGAGCGTTTCCATGGAGGTTCCTCTCAGGCTTGAATGGACTCACTTCGGGTTAGACGAGCAGGTCGGTTGCTCGGCGAGTTACAGGTCGTCGGCTGCTGCGCCTCGAATCGTCTGGCGCGAGCGAAAGTCAGACACGGCCGCCTTGATCGCGTCCTCGGCGAGAACCGAGCATTGGATCTCGACCGGCGGCAATGGCAGTTCCTCGACGATCTGATGCGTGCACAACGTCCTCGAGCGCATGCTGCGCTCGTGGACGCCGCCGTGCATTTGGCACGCGATCCGCATGCGCGGCCGGAGTTCCGCGTACAGCGCGTGAATGCCTTTGGGGCCGTCGATCTTGTGAGCCGAGAACGACATCAGATCGACCGGCAAAGCGGCGAGATCGAGCGGCACCTTGCCGGCGGCCTGCGCGGCATCCACGTGCGGCAGGATGCCCCGGGCGCGGCAGAGCGCGCCGATTGCGGCGATGTCCTGGATCACGCCCGTCTCGTTGTTGACGAACATCACCGACGCAAGCACGGCGCCCGGCTGGAGCGCTGCTTCGAACACGGCGAGGTCCACGAGACCGCTTTCTTGCACCGGCAACACTGTGACCTCCAAGCCATCGCGATCAAG
Proteins encoded in this window:
- a CDS encoding aminotransferase class V-fold PLP-dependent enzyme, with translation MSDFQRVSTGLHPRGANPVHLDHVATTPVDPRVIRRMLPYRTEMYGNSASRSHAYGWVGEEAVELAREQVSSLVNGDPHEIVRTSGATESNNLAIKGAAHLHRAKGNPLVTLTTEHQSVLGAMLELDRDGLEVTVLPVQESGLVDLAVFEAALQPGAVLASVMFVNNETGVIQDIAAIGALCRARGILPHVDAAQAAGKVPLDLAALPVDLMSFSAHKIDGPKGIHALYAELRPRMRIACQMHGGVHERSMRSRTLCTHQIVEELPLPPVEIQCSVLAEDAIKAAVSDFRSRQTIRGAAADDL
- the nifW gene encoding nitrogenase stabilizing/protective protein NifW codes for the protein MESFVQQLKALSSAEDFLQFFGIPFDQKVVNVSRLHILKRFFQYIQQQDALPEGDEPALYASYHALLLKAYGDFVTSTPAQEKVFKVFRDTNGRHYASLDSLRASLPARTLA
- a CDS encoding electron transfer flavoprotein subunit alpha/FixB family protein — protein: MNAPASPAKKPPGRAGRNLELPEHLKAYKGVWVFIEHDRGHVHSVSWELLGEARKLADTLGSRVGAAVLGGATEPLEQFAAEAFTYGADDAYIIHDPVLQGYRNEPFTKGLTDLVNRHQPEILLLGATSMGRDLAGSVATTLLTGLTADCTELNIDPASRALAATRPTFGGSLLCTIMTLAYRPQMATVRPRVMPMPLRDAERTGNIVHGTLGMIETDIVTRLLDFIPDASSNRINLPYADVIVSGGKGLKSPENFQLAFELANVLGGEVGATRPCVQAGWVDGERQVGQTGKTVRPKLYIAAGISGAIQHRVGMESADVIVAINTDPNAPIFDFAHYGIVGNALQVLPALKQAFVEHLTRRRKQAA
- a CDS encoding FAD-dependent oxidoreductase codes for the protein MRKPSQFDVIVVGAGPSGNAAAYTMARAGLEVLQIERGEYPGSKNVQGAILYAKALEEIIPDFRDDAPLERHIIEQRMWMLDDTSFVGTHVRSEDYNKPPYNRYTIIRAQFDKWFSSKVREAGALLLCETTVKELIMDGDLVVGVQCDREHGDVYADVVVLADGVNSTLARKAGFHGEIGAGNVALAVKEILFMPEETIRQRFNVGEDDGVVIEMVGSITDGMMGTGFLYTNKESLTIGVGCMLSDFKKNPNRTSPYVLLEKMKQHPSIAPLIAGGEMKEYCAHLIPEGGFHAIPQVYGNGWMIVGDSGGFVNAAHREGSNLAMTTGRLAAETVIHAKAAGHGYRAGTLKAYKAALDQSFVMKDLHKYRDMPAVLHQNPQFFTTYPDLMARAARTMITVDGKDKKSKEREIFSSFRKARSLSGIVGDAYKLLRAFR
- the nifV gene encoding homocitrate synthase; protein product: MSNPIINDTTLRDGEQTAGVAFTIAEALSSAGVPELEISIPAMGAEEIDRIQTIAALNLDADLMVWGRLTDADLASALCCNPDIIHLSISVSDIHLQHQLRQPRSWVLAQVNRVISAAVKSGCKVSLGAEDASRADPSFLADVARHVQQCGAQRIRFADTLGVLDPFSTYDAIARLHDAVDLEIEIHAHNDLGLATANTLAALRAGATHSNTTVNGLGERAGNAALEEIVMGVRHIMGRNTGVDTTALLSISRLVERVSGRPVALNKSIVGASVFAHESGIHTDGLAENASTYESFDPAELGRERSVVLGKHSGSQSVRQAYDALGLPVSERLVMLLLTRIRHHATQHKQAPSAADLYRFLIELRYTVGELS
- a CDS encoding (2Fe-2S) ferredoxin domain-containing protein is translated as MARPERHVFACTQNRPPQHPRVACAGGKGSTALLKAFWAEQRKRQAPETVAITYSGCLGPCDQGAHVLIYPDAVLYSGVTMADVEKIFTRQLEGGEPVQRLIAAETVW
- a CDS encoding electron transfer flavoprotein subunit beta/FixA family protein → MHIVVCIKQVPDSTQIRVHPVTNTIMRQGVPAIVNPYDLFSLEEALRLKDRFGGKVTLLCMGPPQAEEALRKCISFGADDAVLLTDRAFAGADTLATSYALAAGIQQIAKEQAVDIVFTGKQTIDGDTAQVGPGIAKRLGLQLLTYVSRIVETVLDARTITVERRAEGGVHVLRTALPCLITMLENTNELRFATLPAMIHAAGCPVRKWNCEQAGIEDLSKIGLKGSPTVVSKVFGPTPRSEKAEMLDLDASSLCDVSVNLLQKIFTRHPTLEADLLMKEGS
- the erpA gene encoding iron-sulfur cluster insertion protein ErpA, coding for METLTQPASATPGVMPGLLEFTPQAAAKVASLIEEEGNPNLKLRLYVSGGGCSGLQYGFAFDDQVADDDMQTVTDGVTLLVDSMSQQYLPGARVDYEDGLEGSRFVIHNPNAQSTCGCGSSFSV
- a CDS encoding ferredoxin family protein, whose translation is MSTLPVNVEEKLFQNRYRVDAGRPHVHIKDADVCQSECSAKSCTFVCPASCYKAEGNGAVTLITDGCLECGSCRILCTDHQNIEWDYPRGGHGILFKFG
- a CDS encoding helix-turn-helix domain-containing protein: MSKQPAIASLTDDNLAASGVAAVDRALTLLAAFGNGTPVLSLSALAERTRLYKSTVLRLLASLEHAHLVVRRADGCYVLGSGVARLHAVYAQSSSSESLVMPVLQELVAATRESAAFHVRQGAQRLCLYRVDSPQPVRDHIRAGELLPLDRGTGGRVLQAYCHEGDEALGQHIRRQQVIALAGDRDPQLAGIAPPVFGPSGQLAGVITLTMPRERLDSAWAEIVRNSGRTLTQYLGGIKPGQADG